The following nucleotide sequence is from Branchiostoma lanceolatum isolate klBraLanc5 chromosome 18, klBraLanc5.hap2, whole genome shotgun sequence.
atagctcttcattGAGGTAACCATCACTTTTTTCTGATTGCGACGTGGATACGCGGGTAGGTGTATTTCATAATGATACGTTAGGTACGGCAAGATACGTCATACCAATTCTTCTAACGTCATCACCAACCAAACGTATGCGTAAACATGCGTcattgtccttttcaaatgaaGGGTATTGAGAATTACTCAAAATTGTGTAAATCATTTTgattgctctctctctctttcaataCAACGCGTGAGATGTACTAaggtttgtctctctctctcactctctttcatatttatatatatatatttcttttaagtatatatatttgcatgtctgtgtttttgtgtgtttgtttgtgtgtgtttgtgtgtagagGAAAAGAGGTAGAGAATAAACATAACAAGTTAACAAAACAAGCTCACAGTTAATACATATATTCCAAATTGTCTGCTTTTATCAAATTTAATGCGGTGAAGAGCAACTTTGTATCTTCCAAAACATAGCGCGTTCATCCATACGGCATGCAGCAAAAATCCTATAAACCTTACTTTTCTAACCTTTATCTTGATATTACCttgaaaaaaagcaaacaaatataGCGTTACACTCTTCGTCCTTGTCCCCTTTTCAAGAGCTCATTTATAATTATTAAGTTTTCTTGTCAGCAAAGGAAAGCAaaacaaagtaaagtaaactTGATATCATCACAAACAGTTTACAGAATGTAAAAAATATGTCTTTTCTTGTACCGTGAAatcgaaaaaaatcaatgactgAAGGCTACATGTACAACGCCAGGGCAACGAGTATCCAAAGCCTTTTCTAAATCCTCATTTCATCTTTTTATCGTAAAACTAGATCCTTTTAATCTGGTACGTTTAAGCGATTCATTAGTTGACGCCGTGCAGAGACATGCCCCAGACATCTCGACATATGACCGCTCACGGTGGATTAAAGTCCAGACAGCTGAATGCAAAATCATTGATGATGGCCGACATCGCAACCATTTTACTTCTCGTTTGGCTGGCCCCAAAGGATGATGGGATACTGTCTGGCACCGAGCAAGTcgcgttgatgtctttgtaaaCTAGAAAAGAAATCATTTTAGGCACAAAACTGGGACAAAGATGTAAATGTTAGATATCTTGATAGCAGGGTAGTTAAAATACAAAAAGAAAGGCGAGATGAGCATCAATCTATTCCTGATTTCATTTTCACCACAAAGATTTATACGCATTCAATAAAATAGTTGTTCAATTGAGCATAAGATGATTGCTAAATAACATCATTTATTACAGTACTAAATAAATAATTCTTCGATAGCGATAGCGGCATCGAATGACCGAGTCGCTACGCTAGCGGACACAAGATTGAGAGGCATTCTTGGCTAgtctttacacgactttcttcattCCACccgggtgtaaaaatgggtacctgactttggttgggttGTTAAAAGGCAGTGGGAGAAGAGGGCTAGGCTCCagcttccaataccgtgccataGACACAtgcagtggataacaacccattgcCATACTATACGGCCCCCCAAAAGCTATGGGAGTACCTTTTAAGATAATGTATAATATGTGTAGGTTGCTGTTGCCATGATGTATTGATATTGTTAGAAAATTTCTAAGCAATTTCCATGGAAAATCCCACACCCACAGATATGCTAATCGCGCTGCCCACCGGAAAATGACAAGAATGGTTTCAAATATGGTAGAAATTGATAGTATATCCAGTTATTCCCCCAAACGTGACTTATTCTGCTTCACTGCGGGAAGGCTAACCACATTGTAATTCCCAAGCGTAAAAGAGGATACTGGCTATTGCAAGAGAAGCTGAACTGTATTGGTAATGTCAGTGGCCTTTTAACCTCCCCTAGGGATGAACCATTGagaaaaaacattcatttaGTTCTGACATCGTTTCATGGTAGCCACGAGGAGAGCACTGGAAAATTGTCATTCTCAAAGGTTAATGTGACCTTATTAGGGAATGTAGAATCTTTCCTTGGAAGGGATTGGTGTTTTCTTTCACGCCGACATTCCAGAATATGTCCCCTgtggtgaaataaataaacaatattttCCGGAGAATTACGGAGAACGACATTTGATGTTCTCTGAAAATGATTCAACGGTCATAAAATAGAATTCCTGGAATTTAgtcagaattgaaaaaaaaaaatcaatcaaatttcTCCGTATAATATAAGATATAAGTTTAATCTTAAGACGTCCGTAACAGACTACTAACAGATGTAGTCATTCTTTTATTCCTTACTGTATAAGTCACTGGAATAAACTAAATCTTGACGTTGATTCCCTTCGATACACTTGTTTCGGAACTATCTCATAAAACTATCAAAGTACACGCCCGTCGTTCCCAGCATTATGACTGCGGCCCCCGCTAATACACATGTGCCATTCTAGTCCCATTTCGTATAGGCACCTAACAGTGCTCTAAATCATAGTCTTTTCATCAGAGGCCTTAAACTATTATCTTTGTCTAAATGCAAACTGAAAATAGAAAAGTGAAGTACGACATAAGGCCTTGATCATACACAGTTTTATTTAAGCGACAGGAAGAgcatttcaaactttcaattCTCAAACGGTGACGTGACCTTATAAGGGAAATGGAAGCATATGGTTCCCGGAAgtggttgttttatttcacGGCTACATTCCAGAATGTTCTCTTGAGAATAACGGAGATGTTCTCTGAAGCGTATTTAAACATCATCATAAAATTCCTGGAATTTATGCTAGCATCTGGAGTAATTGAaatatcgttttttttttagctaaGAGGTCATTTTGATGCCAGGGAAGATTGGTGACAAAATGCTAATGAAACTTACCACTTGGccaagtaatctccaagcagatctaacgtaCCGGTGGCAAGGTAGTATatccaaagggccaaccagtattcAATAGGACACCAGTTGATCTGTATCTGAATCTATGTACCCGGGATAATCACCATtcggcgtgacacaccagcttcgcgggcacgcggcgcagcagcagctggttatattacccCGAACGACATGTCACATCTAATCTTTGCACATATacctgtaagcgttgtttaaagctatctaattaggatgctcctacagtacttggtggcaactaGTTACACTCTACGACAGTTCCAGGGAAAAActaatttttaaacacatcaattcttggttgataactctggtacttgaagacATGGCTTAGTCTAGatctatttcttgttttttctttctttttctgagCAGGTGCTAGTCTAGATACTAATTAGTCGGTACGTCCAGCAGTTCAttggtcattttgtacatcatgtataGTCTGGACTATGTGTTATGCCATCTGTTTAAATATCAGTCACCAAGGAAAATGCACAACTTGCTACAGGTGTTGCCGGAACTACAAAGTCATTGACAGTCCCTTTTTGTCGCGACACACACTTTAGCAACTTAGACAAGCGCTGTTCGAAAGCGAAACAGAACATCGGTAATGACACCGAATCAAGTTAATAACACAGGAAAGAACTAAAAAGGGCCCAATCAAACTTACAAAACACCCCGCACTTGGAAGAGACCAATTTAGACAAGTAATGTTGTCGGGAAGCAGTGACGTCAGTTCCGCCTCCAGGAAGGTATAACTCCTTATTTGTACATGCACTTGTTTTAACCAGAAAAATCTACCTCAATGCCATATTCGGTCAATGGAAAAGAGATTGTGAAAAACCGGTGAATAAAGAGGAGGGCTTTTGATTCTAGTCGGGTGAATCCCTGGAGTTCGGAGAAGACGTTGAAGAGACAATGAAGACATCTTCTCTCGTCTTCGTGTTGCTTCTGGCTTTGATGTTAACACTGGCCGGTAAGTCAGCTACTTTTCATTCATTGGTTATAGCTTGTACTTCGTCTATTCTTCTAGAAGGATGTCTTGGTTCTAGTAGAGGGTGCGTGCTTGTCTATATGTGTGCACATATGCGTGTATGTGTATTGAAATATGAGGAATTAAAACttatgtgtttatgtttttgttgtttatgtttttgtggCCGTGTGTCTGTACGCGTGcttgtgtgcgcgcgtgtgtgtgtatacgtgcgtgtgtgtaatTATGTAATGatgtaactttattgcacaacaattgtacgaGGTACAAAGTACGgaattcactggtacatagataacattctattaagCTAATAAGTCTATCtgatacaatatggtgtagtagtatgggatgactgGGATtttacatactctccaagcagaggagtgggtccggcaggtttttgacgtgtttttaggcgtttttgtcgggctttctactttgtcatggtttctttctatctttaacccacacaaaagatagaaagaaaccatgacaaagtagaaagcccgacaaaaacgcctaaaacacgtcaaaaacctgccggacccactcctctgcttggagagtagattttacaatcattggaggagtttctaacggcTAGATGTGTGTGTAtaatagtgtgtgtgtgtgtgtgtgtgtgtgtgtgtgtgtgtgtgtgtgtgtgtgtgtgtatgtatgcgcgcgcgtgcgtgtgtgcgtttgAGGTTGCTAAAAATCTACAAGGAGGTGAATTCTGGAACTAGAACTTGTTAACGTTACTAAGTATTATTTAGACGACGATCATGGATTTAAGCAAGGAACAACTGTCGGTCTGTTtatggtcttttttttttatacaaattttTGCTAAATCCCAGATAGAAACATCCACACGTACTTCACTTGCCAACCGATTCTGCTTGCAACGAGGTCATTTTCATCTTCTTCAAAGTACGAGTTGAGGTTGTGCCTTCTTGATACATATGGCTATATCAGCGCTGCCTTTCaattattgattgattcaatTATACAACAAATATGGACGTTCGGCTGCAAGTTGCTATGTATTGAAATGAACATCCCTGGCGTAAGTGGACGCGAGATTCTCTTGcataaaaaaatttagaaaGGGATTTCTGACTTTTTACCTCTGAAATTTCTTATTCACAAAAATACTAAATGTGTATTACAgggttctcaagaaaatctcaaggtgttttgaaaaatgtctcGAGATTTTTCTCAATGTTCAACGGAGCGCAAATATTTAAAGACTCCCATGTACTATGGGGCGTATTATGATCCGCATAGTGTAAACAATACGTTTTAACAAAAAAATGAGATACGTAATCTAAAAATCAAGGCTACCAGCTTCAGTTCAAAGTACTCTGCTGATTTCCTCgctaaaatgagtacctagtttcggtTAGACACGTCTCTTGGATCAGACGTTGAATGGACGTCTGATCCTATGctggaggagagccacacctcgagcatgttaaaaaaAGCCGCCAGACGTATCGCGAAGAATcagggtccttcctggtgtgagtggatcaaacaaatCTATACATAGATTAGCATTGATATCTGccgatatgcagcttgtactcttcagtacaaaattggtgtgttatgccatgaggcggtttgcCGGTATGCAATCCAAACCAACAAGTGTTTGGGGTTCTTTAATAAGTTGTGCATTTTTCTATATTATGTTACAGTTGTAAATTGCCGGCCTGTGGCAGAAAGGGGCGTTGTTCGTCACCACCGCACATTACTGGGCATGTACAGCCGGTTTAAGAGCTCGAAGTTGTCGCTTGGACGCGGCCGGCGGATGCCAGAAATACCCCAAAGTTGCATCTTTCTCCTCCGGTAAGGCCCCGacaaatattctattttttaTTAATTCACATATTTTAAACGAGTATGAGGCTAAAAAACACAATTACTCATAATACTAGTATTGCTTGACAATTGGTTATAATTTTTTCACAGGTTTTCAGGGAAGTCATTCAAACCGTGCAGATTCCTGGTGACTCACGGACGGTAGATTAGCTAAGCTGTGCAAAAGTTATGGTGACGTCATTCAAACTACGCCCAACTCAGCAAAGACTACATCCAAAACTTTGGAAAACCAACAGTCGCGGTCATAGGGTCTACTTCTGTCAGTATTATAGAGAAATATAGGGCATGTTGGTCCTAAAGCCGAGAGCTGGCCTGTGTTAAGGCCCTGGAAACATTCTGGCATCTAGGTTAATTCTTTGAGGACTATATTCAGAAACTTTTAGAAACCTACTCATACCACAGTGCTACTTCAGAATCGTACAGAAACTATGGCAgagatatgttgatgaaggttagacatccatgtagttagatatgcaaggtaacagttactcaagcaactggatagatttgaaaacggtcagacgtttctgacagCATCTGCTGCTTTTTGCCACAGTGACtgactcagtcactgatgaTTCACTTCCGATCAATCGATTGACTTGTAATTTCTACGATTTctaaatgggagaccaccctTACACATCCTTGTATCCTGATCGGAGTCAGTGTTAACCTCAACGTCTAGCCTTGAATCTAGAAAAGTATTTATTTCTTGCTACTCgcttgtacattttttgtactaCTTTTGTATGACATATCCACAACTGTCCCAAAAATGCTCATGATGCTCcgtgaatattttcatcaggttggtaagtcactgaataaaaagactctttttacacaaccaacacctgtgctgcattactatgtgaaccagccagaattgccttgaagaaggtgacagatggtcaccgaaacgtcggtggaataaatctcttggttgtgtaaaaagagtctttttattctgctCATGTCTgcaacgtctgaccatttcaaaTCTATCCAGCTGTTTGTATGAGTAACTGCTATACCTTGCGTTTAACTGAGAAAATAGTGCCAAGAAGGCTTTCACATAACCAGATGTATAATAAAGAATACACAAAACTAATTATTAATTATAGGAAACCTGCAAATATTTTATTATAGACAATCACAAAACTTGTGCATCACTTCAACGATTCTACAAGAGACTAGAATTTTGTCAGATCAATTAATTTCAACTTTACACAGATATCAAAATTAGAGCCCAGATATACAGAATTCTTGTTAAGGCACACAGTGTGTTATCTTCCAAAGTTTGAAGAATTCTTATAGATACAGAGTGCACTGCACTAAAGAAATAGTGATAGGAAGACTATGGTGAATTGTTAAGACAGTGTCATATATGTACAACTCCACTGTTTTACTTAGAGGTTGAAACAGACAAATATTCTACATTAAAAATACTTACAAAACTTGCAGAGCATGGTTCATTTCTATAAGGCCCGTATGGTGGATTTTTTGGAAGGCTTATTTTTCACATTGAGAGAATACCATCCTATACTGTACACCCAAGAATTTATgccattgttttcaaaactttgtaaaatcaccttttttttcttttccgaAACCTTTGCTGATGGCATTATGACAACTTCAATAAAAATGTGTTAATTTGACTACAAAGTTTGTTAATCTATCCTTTTTGCCAATGCTTATATATGCTAGTCCCAAGTTGATGTCAGATCTTCTATTTCTTAGGAGCAATGATTCCCTCCAGTTGGGTctgaaagaaagagaaataacaaaagaaaagttATAACATGTGATGTTAGAACATACAACAAAACTACACATAGACAAGCAACTTATCAAATATCTTCATATTGATCTCAATCTTAGCATGTGTATATGACATAATGAAAGAGTTAAAGTTTGTATTATATACTGCCATtaatggagatctttcaaataaacaattaaCAAAGATAGACCtctattgttttaaacacaAAAAGATCTTTATcttaatatctaaaaagaaagtTGAAGAAAAGTGGCTGCCacatcttctgtggtgccccaacagACAAATATTCAGACTAAAAGATAGAAGAAAAAGAATATCTTAATCTTAAGTATTATCTCTTAATCTTAAGTCTCACCTTAAGCTGCTGGTTTGTCCTCTTAAGGAACTGGATCTCCTCCGAGTGCTTCTTTTCCTCCACCTGTCTGCGCTCTGCCTCTCTCTTCTCGATGGCCTCGCACTTGGCCTTGAGTTCGTTGACCTGGCGTTCAAGGTCACGCTTATCGGCCTCAAGTTCCGAAATCTGTCGGAGGACAAAATGTGAAAGTCAGTCAAAATAGAAATGAGTGCATTATCAGATCTTCTGCAAGTCAAGTATTATCAATCTTAGGGAGAGGGTCAAACAATTTGCAAATCTAACCTCATTTAACATCAATCCACCGGGTTATATAAATCCAACACTTTGAAAaatgagagatctctagtgcagtaccCCAAGGTCTGCACAGTATAGATGCACAAGCATGCATTATACTTTGTTTTGTTGGGTTAGATAGGTCTgtttcttttcagggtggcggaattatgtaccctggtgaaatcATGTTAGTTGATATATGTTACCCTAGCCTGTTAGTCTATAGTTAGACTATTAGACTATATCCAGAAATTCATATACCATCAATATTTTAATACATGTGAAACCCTTTAAATTCGCAGGGATGTAATTTCgtggagaaaatggactgtaaactgaagttttaagtttgccattGAAACAAAGGGATAAGCGGACAGAAGACAGATCAAGCATTTTCACAGTGAATatcaaaccactgtgaaaatttctgcattttacactgttacagtataACAAAGGCGACTCACTCTCTTCTCCATGTCAGCCTTCCCCTGCTCGGCCTGGAGCGCCTTCCTCATGCCGAACGCAACGCTACTCTCGTACAGAGTCTGGTACGCAGCGATGGTCATACGGATCTCATCTCGGACTCGCAGAAGCAGCAACCCACGCTCCGCGCAGTTGATGGTTACCTGGCGAATCAGCTCATCTAGGTGTAGAAGACAAAATGTTAGAGactgtttttaaaatgttttggcagagttgttgctgttgttgtcaaAGGTATGCGGACACGCAGTGGCAGCAAACCATGTTCCGCGCAGTTGATAGTCACCTGGCGATTCAGCTCATCTATTGAAACCATATTAGCCCAGCATTCACACAACAGTAGCGCATTAGTATTGAATCAGTACTGTAGGTTTGTGTCCAAAcaattgtatgtttgtttttataaGAAGCAAGCCATGTACTGCAAAGTTGATAGTCACCTGTAGAATCAACTTATCTATGTGATTTATGaacaaaatgttaacatttttgacaCAATGTTTGAAAGATGCAAATGCTATCATCTTTTCGCCACATTTTTCTGACTAGATTTTCCCTCATCAAAACACTTAAAGCTCTTAAACAAAGCACAAAGTGTTCAAACAACAAAAGTCCCCTTTAAAGAAAAAATCGTAAATCTAATAAGAGCATAGTGAGCACTGAGCAGAACAAAGAACGTTAGATTGGTAGGAcaagggttaaggcacaaactCTTAACCAAAGCAATATGAATATGGCAAATATTAAAGTTCCTTACCGAAGCACTGTGAGTAGAGCTCCCTGCGTACAGGGCAGATGCCGGTCTCGCGGGCCTGGCGCTGTTGCAGCCGCAGGTCCAGCTGCTCCTGCAGGTTGACCACATCCAGCCGCGTGGCCGGAGTGCTGGACACCTGCTGAACCCACAACTGACCACCCTCCTGCCATTCCCTGTGGAAAAAGAGAAAAACTGTTGTTTATCAAAGTGTCAATTTAAAAGAATATAGTTACTAGCTACATCAGACTAAGACCAGGCTTTAAggtctgatccactcacaccgagattGACCTcttctcttttcaataagtgtcgGTAATTAAGATCTTCATCTTCTGATTCTTCTTTCAGAAATATAGTTATGCTTGAACTAAAAAAACAGCTCACAAAAGCTGAAACTTTATatgaactatatatatattgagagAGATATAGTAGATAGATAGTATATAAAGCTGTTAATGATGTGTTTACAACACCAGTAAAGCCTAAAGGTAGATTAGGGTTTGTCTTAAAATCACTCAATGTATCCAAGGAAGTGCTTGAGATCTAACCCTTAACTTAAGATATTGAATTGTCTTAAGATTACTCGGTGTATCCAGGATAGTGTTTAAGATCTAACCCTAAAACTTAAGACTGTTTAAGAAAACGTGCTAACCTTGGTGGGAGGATGGAGTTGAGAATCTCCTCTGTTTGCTGTGTCTTGGCGTCTGCTACAGAGGAGGGGGACTTGCCCTTGGGTGGGGGGTTGGGGACGGGACCGGTGTTGGCGGGTGGGGTGGGGCTGGCCTTCAGGTTCCTGGCCTGGGGgtgggggaagaaaaaagtgAGGATGAGTACATATAGTAAATCTATTGGTTCTATGAATGACTTAGCCTTCAGAGCTGAAGAATGATGGCGGATGCCTTTATTAAAATTTATGAAAGCTTGTCACCAGTTTCTATTCACCGTGCATAACATTGTTAACATTAATTTTTCTATGAATGTACAATTTCTAAATAAAGTGTCGGACATTTGTACAGTTgttacaaatatgcaaatttctTGACGACTGTTTCATAAGCATTCtagatttctttttgttttttcgTGTTCCTTTAACTTTAAACAGCTCGGGTACCTTGATTTTGATTTCGAAGAAACAGTGAATGCACGGGATTGAAACAAGCTCAGTATTGAATTTGTCTAgatgcacatgtttattttgttgcaaacaaataaacaatacaagATTACGACTGACAGAAAAATATTTCCACAATGGAACCACGTGTTAACAGAGTAACTAACAGAAATAGGCATACTGACATATGAAAATTCTGCGTATCTTTTTgagaatcaaattatgctgctgggggaggggggtcaagtCTAGAAGACTGACGGGCGCTCGAACAAATCTTGCCGTAGCAACCACAACTTACCCGCGGCGTTTTCTTCTCCGTGTTCCGGCTCACCAACACCGGGTTGTCGTACTTCACGAGCGAGGCGTTCGGTGGGATCATCTTAGCGGAATAATCGGGCGGGAAAAACACGACAACAACTGCGCAACACAGAAGAAAACTGGAAGAAATCCGAGTAGAAGAAACTTCGAGGTGGGTGTTTTCTGTTTCCAACGGCAACGTGCTAGCACGCATGCGCGAGTTTGTAAATCTCGCGAATTCTTGCGTTGATCTGTGAGACTTTtggaaatccaagatggcgtcgtaTCGAGAAAATTTGGAAGAGCCAGTTCAATTAATTCAGCCTTTGTGCTCTTGCTGGGAAGGTTTGTGCTCTGTTTTGTCAGTGATGTGTAAAAATAACACATTTGGAGTCGCGTAGGTGATAAAAGCTGTTCTTGTATCGTAAGATGATGTCTAAAGTTGCGTTCGAATGACtggtgatggggaggggggcgtgtatGCATGTGACTCGCATGGCAATTTTGATGCAAAATGCATTATGCATCCTCTAGATTTGATGTTTTatgtaataagttattcacatttctttcCTTAGCTAGAAAAGATTTCATGAGACTCGAtgcagatttgaatatatcttcaGATTTGACAACCTTCACAATGCAAATATATATCTAGGTTGAAAAGTTTGAGTATCTAatgtaaaagattcctttgTCTGAAGCCCACGATTTAAGCCATAACTCTGAGTGTAACAGTTAGATATTATAGatttacttatacatgtattagtattTATTACTCAGTAAGTAGAATTTTTGGATTAATCTTTTATTCCTATAGTTGacgcaaatatacagatgtaaccggctccttactgggcgcccagtacggaacccgtggagaaaatgccgccgatactcggcccccagtacggaaggaagttccgtacaagaattccagtacggaccggctttattccagtaccgaagcttcgtcagcactggacgtccagaactgaatttgtttcggtactcgggttccagagctgaactcctctcggtactcgggttccagtacggatttgcgttctggtactggttacccagtgcggaggtcattcagcactggataaccgagtgccgatttacggatgtaacgggttccgtactggatttaccagtaaatagtgactcttcagtactggaagccgagacctcaaattatctcggaactgggcgtcctgtactcacgttctattagtactgggatgatccattgtttggaccgactggacagttttggatttataagttgtctgtacatttcaataatgataataataactttattgcaagttcatgcccgaaggctaattgcagacaaacaagtacatggaaatacataggAATCGaaaaagttatctagtctactgtgaaagttctaagtttactaaggttgactatggttgagTATGCTTGTACGTACTAACGTTTACTTTAATAGTAGTACTGTTTTGTtccttggttatggacatagattttggtaggtaatataaagtacattattgcttcagtgtacgttttctcccgataaaggcacaagccacaaggatatgTTGTCGTCGTAGAAACATAACagaatgcagggctcgaaattcagttttgggatcaggtgcactggtgcacccaacctagaaaattgggtgcaccaaaaaatttttgggtgcaccacataaaataaagtagaatgcaactattgtaagcaaaacctaatcacAAACCTTACAGTTCCTCTTCTGAGCTTGTATCTATAAGGGGAGCTTGGTGACGACGCTTTCATATTTTACTTGCAAAGTCAAAAACAGTAATAACcataaaaataaagtaaaaataaaaataatttgaatgaaaagtgtatttattaatcatcaatcaaacaaactatTTTTTTAATATGTGTACACAAAATTACTGTGGTGCATTCATTTTCTAAATAGAATTTCAATATGACTAACAAGTGATGTATAAGGGTCCCAGCGTGTTATTAACATCGACCTTGGTGAAGAAGTCAACGCCacggaagaaataaaggaaagcaTTATATTTAAAAGCCTTGGTCTTTTGGCAGTCTCTTCTGACATTACAAAAAGCCTCATGcatgcagttttgaagctttcaaaatagaaattaactcaaattctaacaccaaaatcttaaacaagtactacaacaaagatcttattattttcttacacatagatgtcaagaatatgctgtctactagtgtgcagtgatacctttacacattaaaccgtacaaaaatatttaggtgcaccagtgcacccacagtaaaaaattaggtgcacagctccaaaattgggtgcactgggtgcacatgcacccagtatttcgagccctggaatgtgattctgtattttttttttcttcattcgaatGTTTTCTaaacaatagctttgaagtAGGAAAAAAAAGCATTGA
It contains:
- the LOC136424430 gene encoding 33 kDa inner dynein arm light chain, axonemal; this translates as MIPPNASLVKYDNPVLVSRNTEKKTPRARNLKASPTPPANTGPVPNPPPKGKSPSSVADAKTQQTEEILNSILPPREWQEGGQLWVQQVSSTPATRLDVVNLQEQLDLRLQQRQARETGICPVRRELYSQCFDELIRQVTINCAERGLLLLRVRDEIRMTIAAYQTLYESSVAFGMRKALQAEQGKADMEKRISELEADKRDLERQVNELKAKCEAIEKREAERRQVEEKKHSEEIQFLKRTNQQLKTQLEGIIAPKK